One stretch of Scophthalmus maximus strain ysfricsl-2021 chromosome 12, ASM2237912v1, whole genome shotgun sequence DNA includes these proteins:
- the LOC118290498 gene encoding solute carrier family 12 member 6-like isoform X4 has product MASVRFTVTPTKAEDLPGLSDTSPDISSRSGARVRFGSRESVNRSDPLSDASGGAGTETPDHSSVEQGDGNSKISSVYINNSHCLDDDDFYDKNLALFEEEMDTRPKVSSLLSRLANYTNLTQGAKEHEEAESIGEKKKAGKSPHMGTFMGVYLPCLQNIFGVILFLRLTWVVGNAGVLQALCIVFICCCCTLLTAISMSAIATNGVVPAGGSYFMISRSLGPEFGGAVGLCFYLGTTFAGAMYILGAIEILLMYMAPNAAIFESKSPEGEGAAMLNNMRVYGSICLLLMSLLVFVGVKYVNKLASIFLACVIVSIVSIYVGALVSAFKPPQFPVCMLGNRTINGHEIDDSQCAKTILLPIHEPVERDDFNFTTISENSTAGPTFDPSPAPSLVEKTTYLWKQFCQSPELNSSCDQYFTSNNFSEIEGIPGLASGIISENVWSSYLSKGDVVEKSSLSSSHLAPPASTHQPYVFTDIATSFTLLVGIFFPSVTGIMAGSNRSGDLKDAQRSIPIGTILAILTTSIVYLSSVVLFGACIEGVVLRDKFGDSVKGNLVVGTLAWPSPWVIVIGSFFSTCGAGLQSLTGAPRLLQAIAKDNIIPFLRVFGHGKANGEPTWALLLTTLIAELGILIASLDLVAPILTMFFLMCYLFVNLACALQTLLRSPNWRPRFSYYHWTLSFLGMTICLALMFISSWYYAIVAMVIAGMIYKYIEYHGAEKEWGDGIRGLSLSAARFALLRLEEGPPHTKNWRPQLLVLLKLDEDAHVKSPRLLTFASQLKAGKGLTIVGTVVSGNFLQSYGEALAAEQTLKHLMDKERVKGFCQCIVAQKPREGISHMIQSSGLGGMRPNTVVMGWPHAWRQSEDPQSWKTFINTVRVTTAGHLALLVPKNISLFPSNSEPCSEGYIDVWWIVHDGGMLMLLPFLLRQHKVWRKCGMRIFTVAQMEDNSIQMKKDLATFLYHLRIEAEVEVVEMHDSDISAYTYERTLMMEQRSQMLRQMRLSKSDRDKEAQLVKDRNSMLRLTSIGSDDDDDTDGGERDRGPSSSSGGGGGNSEHQRRVQMTWTKEKTSHYRATHSGCSTPEGFRDMLSIRPDHSNVRRMHTAVKLNEVIVNKSHDARLVLLNMPGPPRNSEGDENYMEFLEVLTEGLERVLLVRGGGSEVITIYS; this is encoded by the exons ATGGCATCAGTGCGCTTCACGGTGACGCCCACCAAGGCAGAGGACCTCCCGGGTCTGTCGGACACTTCTCCTGACATCAGCTCCCGCTCCGGCGCCCGCGTTCGCTTCGGCTCCAGGGAGAGCGTCAACCGGAGTGACCCGCTCAGCGACGCATCAGGGGGAGCAGGGACGGAGACGCCCGACCACAGCAGTGTGGAACAAG GTGATGGGAATTCAAAGATCTCCAGCGTCTACATCAACAACAGTCATTGTCTGGACGACGATGATTTCTACGACAAGAACTTGGCCTTGTTTGAG GAGGAGATGGACACTCGGCCCAAAGTGTCGTCTCTGCTCAGTCGTCTGGCGAACTACACCAACCTGACGCAGGGCGCCAAGGAGCACGAGGAGGCAGAGAGCATCGGCGAGAAGAAGAAAGCCGGCAAG TCGCCACACATGGGGACTTTCATGGGCGTCTACCTGCCTTGTCTCCAGAACATCTTCGGCGTCATCTTGTTCCTGCGGTTGACGTGGGTGGTGGGGAACGCTGGCGTGCTGCAGGCTCTGTGCATCGTCTTCATATGCTGTTGCTGT acacTGCTTACTGCGATATCCATGAGTGCAATCGCCACTAATGGAGTTGTACCAG CCGGGGGCTCGTACTTCATGATCAGTCGCTCTCTGGGTCCAGAGTTCGGGGGGGCGGTGGGCCTCTGTTTCTACCTGGGCACCACTTTTGCCGGAGCCATGTACATCCTGGGAGCCATCGAGATCCTGCTG ATGTACATGGCACCAAATGCGGCCATTTTTGAGTCCAAGTCCCCCGAAGGCGAAGGGGCGGCAATGTTGAACAACATGCGTGTCTACGGCTCCATCTGCCTCCTGCTCATGTCCCTGCTTGTCTTTGTGGGTGTGAAGTACGTCAACAAACTGGCCTCCATCTTCTTGGCCTGCGTCATCGTCTCCATTGTTTCCATCTATGTCGGAGCACTGGTCTCCGCCTTCAAACCGCCACAGTTTCC CGTGTGCATGCTGGGTAACCGAACCATCAACGGTCATGAAATCGATGACAGCCAGTGTGCAAAGACCATCCTCCTGCCGATCCACGAGCCAGTGGAGAGAGATGACTTCAACTTCACAACCATCAGTG AAAACAGCACTGCAGGtccgacctttgaccccagcCCCGCTCCCTCTCTGGTGGAGAAGACCACTTATCTGTGGAAGCAGTTTTGTCAGAGCCCAGAGCTCAACTCCTCCTGTGACCAATACTTCACGTCCAACAACTTCTCTGAGATTGAAGGGATCCCCGGTCTGGCCAGTGGCATCATTTCag AGAACGTGTGGAGCTCGTACCTCAGCAAAGGAGACGTGGTGGAGAAaagctccctcagctcctctcatCTCGCTCCTCCGGCCTCCACCCACCAGCCATACGTGTTCACTGACATCGCCACATCCTTCACGCTGCTGGTCGGCATCTTCTTCCCCTCGGTCACAG GAATCATGGCTGGTTCAAACCGGTCGGGGGATCTGAAAGATGCCCAGCGCTCAATCCCCATTGGAACCATCCTCGCCATCCTCACCACCTCCATCGTCT ACCTGAGCAGCGTGGTTTTGTTCGGCGCCTGCATCGAGGGCGTGGTCCTCCGAGACAA GTTTGGCGACTCAGTGAAAGGGAACCTGGTGGTGGGGACTCTGGCATGGCCGAGTCCCTGGGTCATTGTCATCGGCTCGTTCTTCTCCACGTGCGGCGCCGGCCTCCAGTCGCTGACCGGCGCTCCCAGACTCCTGCAGGCCATCGCTAAGGACAACATCATCCCCTTCCTCCGG GTGTTCGGCCACGGGAAGGCGAACGGGGAGCCGACCTGGGCCCTGCTGCTGACCACCCTGATTGCTGAACTGGGGATTCTCATCGCCTCTCTGGACCTGGTGGCTCCCATCCTGACTAT GTTCTTCCTGATGTGTTATCTCTTCGTGAATCTGGCCTGTGCCCTCCAGACCCTCTTGAGGTCACCCAACTGGAGGCCACGCTTTTCTTACTACCACTG GACCTTGTCGTTTTTGGGGATGACTATCTGCCTTGCGCTGATGTTCATATCCTCTTGGTACTACGCAATCGTTGCCATGGTGATCGCTGGCATGATCTACAAATATATTGAGTATCACGG AGCGGAGAAAGAGTGGGGGGATGGGATCCGCGGTCTTTCGCTCAGTGCTGCTCGTTTCGCCCTCCTGAGGCTGGAAGAGGGACCACCGCACACGAAGAACTGGAG GCCTCAGCTGTTAGTTTTACTCAAACTGGACGAAGACGCTCACGTCAAGTCTCCTCGCCTGTTGACGTTTGCCAGCCAGCTGAAGGCGGGAAAGGGTCTGACCATTGTCGGCACTGTCGTGTCTGGAAACTTCCTTCAGAGCTACGGAGAAGCGCTCGCTGCCGAGCAG ACACTGAAGCACCTGATGGACAAAGAGCGAGTGAAGGGCTTCTGTCAGTGCATCGTGGCTCAGAAGCCTCGTGAAGGCATCAGCCACATGATCCAGTCCAGCGGCCTGGGAGGAATGAGACCCAACACCGTGGTGATGGGCTGGCCTCACGCCTGGAGGCAGAGCGAGGACCCACAGTCCTGGAAGACCTTCATCA ACACGGTGCGGGTGACCACAGCAGGACACCTCGCGCTGCTGGTGCCCAAAAACATCTCTCTGTTCCCCAGCAACAGCGAACCCTGCTCAGAGGGCTACATCGACGTCTGGTGGATCGTCCATGACGGGgggatgctgatgctgctgcccTTCCTCCTGCGTCAACACAAG gtgtggAGGAAATGTGGGATGCGAATCTTCACAGTGGCCCAGATGGAGGATAATTCAATCCAGATGAAGAAGGATTTGGCAACCTTTCTCTATCACCTCCGCATCGAGGCTGAGGTGGAAGTCGTCGAGATG CATGACAGTGACATCAGTGCGTACACGTACGAACGGACCCTGATGATGGAGCAGAGGTCGCAGATGCTCCGACAGATGCGACTGTCTAAATCGGACCGGGACAAAGAG GCTCAGCTGGTGAAGGACCGGAACTCGATGCTGCGTCTGACGAGCATCGGAtcggacgacgacgacgacacggACGGTGGCGAGCGGGACAGGgggccgagcagcagcagcgggggcggcggcggcaactCTGAACACCAGCGCCGAGTTCAGATGACCTGGACCAAAGAGAAGACGTCTCACTACAGAGCCACACACTCGGGCTGCTCCACACCTGAGGGCTTCAGGGACATGCTGAGCATCAGGCC GGATCACTCCAATGTCCGAAGGATGCACACCGCCGTCAAACTCAACGAGGTCATCGTCAACAAGTCCCACGACGCCAGACTGGTACTGCTCAACATGCCGGGACCCCCGAGGAACTCGGAGGGAGACGAGAACT ACATGGAGTTCCTGGAGGTTCTGACCGAAGGACTGGAGCGGGTCCTGTTggtccgaggaggaggaagtgaagttATCACCATTTACTCCTGa